A single window of Anaerolineales bacterium DNA harbors:
- a CDS encoding DUF429 domain-containing protein encodes MQIAGVDGCKGGWLCISKELLSAEISSEVFPSMASLLKRMPRPVVLAVDIPFGLPDSGPRKCDQLARKLLGSPRASSVFPAPIRPAIEA; translated from the coding sequence GTGCAGATCGCCGGAGTCGATGGCTGCAAGGGGGGCTGGCTCTGCATCTCGAAAGAGCTGCTCTCGGCTGAAATCTCCTCAGAAGTATTCCCGTCCATGGCGAGTCTGCTGAAGCGCATGCCCAGGCCCGTAGTTCTTGCCGTCGATATACCCTTCGGACTGCCGGATTCGGGACCTCGTAAGTGTGACCAATTGGCCAGGAAACTGCTCGGAAGTCCGCGAGCCAGCAGCGTCTTTCCTGCGCCGATACGTCCCGCGATTGAGGCGC
- a CDS encoding LacI family DNA-binding transcriptional regulator, which produces MSKKDVKTIADIARLAGVSKSTVSRALNDSPLIGDETRERIRAIAKQHQFRINIPARRLSLQQSNTIAFVTHAYHKEFSVADLFGLEIMGGISSGLSENGYDMLVVHVDPRETEWAHMYLDTGRVDGFILMTSTRKSDHIQALVEMEAPFIVWGPPKPGMKYCSVCGDNLSGGRLATEHLIQSGRRRIAFLGGPAEELEVQYRFDGYQQALQDAGRSLDSALIAHGDFTDTSGAVAMRTLLEQAPDLDAVFINSDLMAIEALKELRRHGRRCLRICSSTCRRVC; this is translated from the coding sequence ATGAGCAAGAAAGACGTCAAAACCATCGCTGACATCGCCCGGTTGGCCGGGGTTTCCAAATCAACGGTGTCGCGGGCGTTGAACGACAGCCCGCTCATCGGGGACGAGACGAGGGAACGCATCCGGGCCATCGCCAAGCAGCATCAGTTCCGCATCAACATTCCGGCTCGCCGGCTGAGTCTGCAGCAGAGCAACACGATCGCCTTCGTCACCCACGCCTATCACAAGGAATTTTCGGTGGCGGATCTGTTCGGACTGGAGATCATGGGCGGGATCTCCAGCGGGTTGTCAGAAAACGGATACGACATGCTCGTGGTTCACGTCGATCCGCGCGAAACGGAGTGGGCACACATGTATCTGGATACCGGCCGTGTGGATGGTTTCATCCTGATGACCTCGACGAGGAAATCGGATCACATCCAGGCGCTCGTCGAGATGGAGGCGCCTTTCATCGTCTGGGGACCGCCCAAGCCGGGTATGAAGTACTGCAGCGTGTGCGGCGACAATCTGAGCGGCGGCAGGCTGGCAACCGAGCACCTGATTCAATCCGGAAGACGGCGGATCGCCTTCCTGGGAGGCCCCGCGGAAGAACTCGAAGTCCAGTATCGTTTCGATGGTTACCAGCAGGCCCTGCAGGATGCAGGCAGAAGCCTCGATTCTGCACTGATCGCCCACGGTGACTTCACGGATACGTCGGGGGCGGTGGCGATGCGCACTTTACTGGAGCAAGCCCCGGACCTGGATGCGGTCTTCATCAACAGCGACTTGATGGCGATCGAGGCGCTGAAAGAGCTGCGCAGGCATGGACGCCGCTGTCTCAGAATCTGCTCCAGTACCTGCAGACGGGTTTGTTGA
- a CDS encoding MBL fold metallo-hydrolase, with translation MRQVQDGVFIITHSFPWPGNSMIVEMKSSDLVLVDTPYTPEATREVLDWVKAQMGEREITAINTGFHYDNLGGNSYLIDEGIPVYGSELTATLLAQRGEDMRAMTLDWLQAPQYRSYYEAHAALAYVAPTHLFDLEDGLQLKFDDEVVQVYYPGPSHAPDNVVVYFPSRKLLFGTCMIIGEDKVGNTSDADMAAWPESVRDLSRFDFNMLVPGHGDRLDPGLLEHTLDLLTSMQN, from the coding sequence GTGAGACAGGTCCAGGATGGGGTGTTCATCATCACCCATTCATTTCCCTGGCCCGGAAATTCGATGATCGTCGAGATGAAGAGTTCGGACCTGGTTCTTGTGGACACACCCTACACACCAGAAGCGACGCGAGAGGTGTTGGATTGGGTTAAGGCGCAAATGGGCGAGCGAGAAATCACCGCCATCAACACCGGATTTCATTACGACAATCTGGGAGGCAACAGCTATTTGATCGACGAGGGAATCCCGGTCTATGGATCGGAACTGACGGCTACTTTGCTGGCGCAGCGCGGAGAAGATATGCGGGCAATGACCCTGGACTGGCTGCAAGCTCCCCAATATCGATCTTACTACGAGGCACATGCGGCTTTGGCGTACGTCGCGCCAACGCATCTTTTCGACCTGGAGGATGGCCTGCAGCTGAAGTTCGACGACGAGGTGGTTCAAGTCTACTATCCGGGGCCATCGCACGCACCGGACAACGTGGTCGTATATTTCCCCAGTCGAAAACTACTCTTTGGCACGTGTATGATCATCGGTGAGGACAAAGTGGGCAACACTTCCGATGCGGACATGGCAGCATGGCCCGAGTCCGTTCGCGATCTCTCCCGCTTCGACTTTAACATGTTGGTTCCCGGCCATGGCGATCGCCTCGATCCCGGATTGCTTGAACATACGCTAGACTTGCTTACAAGCATGCAGAATTGA
- a CDS encoding SGNH/GDSL hydrolase family protein, protein MLLKPASHVLFIGDSITDCGRDRSHPGWESSQYLGDGYVNFVHDVLAKAYPDAGIRILNTGVGGDTVRELAARWDSDVLRLHPSWLSVMIGINDVWQHFDSFRAKPPVSLEEYRRTLERLIGQVRQELDGLVMMTPYYLEPNRSDPMRSLMDRFGEVVQELALLHEAVFVDTQAAFDEILQDIDPYELAADKVHVNDTGHKVLAGAFLQGIGVESSNVTPGME, encoded by the coding sequence ATGCTCCTGAAACCTGCATCGCATGTCCTTTTCATCGGCGATTCCATCACAGACTGCGGCCGCGATCGCAGCCATCCTGGTTGGGAATCGAGCCAGTACCTCGGCGACGGCTACGTGAATTTCGTGCATGATGTCCTTGCCAAAGCTTACCCGGATGCCGGCATCCGCATTCTCAACACGGGAGTCGGCGGTGACACCGTCCGGGAACTCGCGGCCCGCTGGGATTCGGACGTCCTGCGCCTGCATCCTTCCTGGCTCAGCGTGATGATCGGAATCAACGACGTGTGGCAGCACTTCGACTCGTTTAGAGCGAAGCCGCCGGTCTCTCTGGAGGAGTACCGCCGGACGCTCGAGCGCTTGATCGGCCAGGTCCGGCAGGAACTTGACGGTCTGGTGATGATGACTCCCTACTATCTCGAGCCGAACCGAAGCGACCCCATGCGGTCCCTCATGGACCGGTTCGGAGAAGTCGTGCAGGAACTTGCGCTGCTGCACGAGGCGGTCTTCGTCGACACGCAGGCGGCGTTCGACGAGATTCTGCAGGACATCGACCCGTACGAACTTGCGGCAGACAAGGTACACGTCAACGATACCGGGCACAAGGTTCTTGCCGGAGCTTTTCTGCAAGGTATCGGCGTTGAGTCCAGTAATGTCACGCCTGGAATGGAATGA
- the uxaC gene encoding glucuronate isomerase, giving the protein MRKPLSLPEYRFFDPTPTHRQLAMELYEEVAALPLICPHGHVDPWLFADENATFGTPAELLLIPDHYIYRMLYSQGIPLESLGVPRIDGGEVEADHRKIWQIFAEHFYLFRGTPTGSWLAQELYEVFGVREKLCGDTAQSIYDQIEAALRKPEYRPRVLYEQFNIEVLCTTDAATDPLEHHQVIKKSGWKGDIRPTFRPDAVVNIDAPGWKRDVDALSDISGITVGSYPKYIQALEKQRAFFKQMGALSTDHAAVSAYTAELTAAEAEAIFQRALRGAATTEDARRFTAHMIMESARMSIEDGLVMQFHVGSVRDYNELIAERFGPDTGVDIPESAEFTHNLRPLLSKYGNDSRLRLIVFTLDEATYARELAPLAGLFPAMRLGPPWWFHDSVNGMMRYRDQVMETAGLHNTVGFNDDTRAFPSIPARHDLARRVDANWIAGLVMRGIVDREDASEMAKDCAYNLARHAYRLGE; this is encoded by the coding sequence ATGCGAAAGCCGCTGAGCCTGCCTGAATATCGCTTCTTTGATCCAACTCCGACCCATCGTCAACTGGCGATGGAGCTGTACGAGGAAGTCGCGGCGCTGCCGCTTATCTGCCCCCATGGGCACGTCGACCCCTGGTTGTTCGCCGATGAGAATGCCACATTCGGCACCCCGGCGGAACTGCTGCTGATCCCTGATCACTACATCTACCGAATGCTGTACTCACAAGGCATTCCGCTCGAATCGCTGGGTGTGCCCCGCATTGATGGTGGGGAGGTCGAAGCGGATCATCGCAAGATCTGGCAGATCTTTGCCGAGCACTTCTACCTGTTCCGTGGTACCCCGACAGGTTCCTGGCTGGCGCAGGAATTGTATGAAGTCTTCGGCGTGCGCGAGAAGCTTTGCGGCGATACCGCCCAATCGATTTATGACCAGATCGAAGCCGCACTGCGCAAGCCGGAATACCGGCCCCGTGTTCTCTACGAGCAGTTCAACATCGAGGTGCTGTGCACGACCGATGCCGCTACCGATCCCCTCGAGCATCACCAGGTTATCAAGAAGTCCGGCTGGAAGGGCGATATTCGCCCCACTTTCCGGCCTGATGCTGTTGTGAACATCGACGCGCCAGGTTGGAAAAGAGACGTCGATGCGCTTAGTGATATCAGCGGTATCACGGTCGGTTCCTATCCGAAATACATCCAGGCATTGGAAAAGCAGCGGGCTTTCTTCAAGCAGATGGGCGCACTTTCCACCGACCACGCCGCAGTATCCGCATATACGGCCGAGTTGACGGCCGCCGAGGCGGAAGCAATTTTCCAGCGCGCGCTTCGCGGTGCCGCCACGACCGAGGACGCCCGCCGCTTTACGGCCCACATGATCATGGAAAGCGCCCGGATGAGTATCGAGGATGGATTGGTGATGCAGTTCCACGTGGGATCGGTGCGTGATTACAATGAACTGATTGCCGAGCGCTTCGGTCCCGACACGGGCGTTGACATCCCAGAGAGCGCCGAATTCACGCACAACCTGCGCCCGCTGCTGAGTAAGTATGGCAACGACTCCAGGCTGAGGCTGATCGTTTTCACACTCGACGAAGCGACGTATGCGCGAGAGCTGGCCCCGCTGGCCGGACTCTTCCCGGCCATGCGCCTTGGTCCACCCTGGTGGTTCCACGACAGCGTCAACGGTATGATGCGCTATCGCGATCAGGTGATGGAGACCGCCGGTCTGCATAACACGGTCGGTTTCAATGATGATACGCGCGCCTTCCCCTCGATCCCCGCCCGGCATGACCTGGCCCGCCGTGTCGATGCCAACTGGATCGCCGGGTTGGTGATGCGCGGCATCGTTGATCGAGAGGACGCCTCGGAGATGGCAAAGGACTGCGCCTACAATCTGGCCAGGCACGCCTACAGACTTGGGGAGTGA
- a CDS encoding corrinoid protein has translation MSETLVKIGEKLYAGDEDAVAQLTQNALDEGLTPGQVLQGGLLKGMERVGVDFRDGDLFVPEVLIAARAMHAGMDVLKPLLTEADAPSAGKVVLGTVAGDLHDIGKNLVAMMLEGGGFEIVDLGINLPPERFIEAIREHEPDVVGLSALLMSTMPAMQKTIAAIAEQGLRDRAKIIVGGAPVTQVFADEIGADGYAPDAAMAVELTRSLLG, from the coding sequence ATGAGCGAAACACTTGTGAAAATTGGTGAAAAACTTTATGCAGGGGACGAGGACGCCGTGGCGCAGTTAACCCAGAATGCCCTGGATGAGGGTCTCACGCCAGGGCAGGTGCTCCAGGGTGGCCTGCTCAAAGGGATGGAGCGCGTCGGGGTCGATTTCCGTGACGGTGATCTCTTCGTACCTGAGGTGCTCATCGCCGCCCGTGCCATGCATGCCGGGATGGATGTGCTCAAACCTCTCCTGACGGAAGCCGACGCTCCTTCGGCCGGCAAAGTCGTGTTGGGCACGGTAGCCGGGGATTTGCACGACATCGGCAAGAATCTGGTTGCGATGATGCTGGAAGGTGGCGGGTTTGAGATCGTCGATCTCGGTATCAATCTCCCGCCGGAACGCTTCATCGAAGCCATTCGGGAGCATGAACCGGACGTGGTGGGCCTGTCGGCGTTGTTGATGAGTACCATGCCTGCGATGCAGAAGACGATTGCGGCCATCGCGGAGCAGGGACTGCGAGACAGGGCCAAGATCATCGTCGGCGGCGCACCGGTGACGCAGGTTTTCGCCGACGAGATCGGCGCCGACGGCTACGCGCCCGATGCCGCCATGGCGGTTGAACTTACGCGTTCTTTGCTCGGGTGA
- a CDS encoding dihydropteroate synthase: METEFRGTACSVWIGPERPTALIGERINPTGRKALAERLRMGDLSMVEREAIAQVQAGADIIDVNVGAQGVDQAAMLPRAVEVVQQVVDVPVSIDTSDPKALEESLKVYQGKPLVNSVNGEARSLEAVLPLVAAHEAAVIGLCMDDRGVPGDADVRIEIAHKIVERAREMGVLAENILIDPLCLSAGTEVDAGRVTLETIRGIKDQLGVNMTLGASNVSFGMPDRNIFNAMFLAMALREGVNAPIVRVAEVREFILAADVLLGKDPYARRYIKAYRARQKTETQAKECKD, encoded by the coding sequence ATGGAAACAGAATTTCGCGGAACAGCATGCAGCGTCTGGATCGGCCCGGAGCGGCCGACGGCGTTGATCGGCGAACGCATCAATCCGACCGGTCGTAAGGCCCTTGCCGAACGGCTTCGCATGGGTGATCTGAGTATGGTGGAACGAGAGGCGATCGCTCAAGTGCAAGCCGGCGCGGATATTATCGACGTCAACGTTGGCGCGCAAGGAGTCGATCAAGCGGCCATGCTGCCTCGGGCAGTCGAAGTCGTGCAGCAAGTGGTGGATGTGCCGGTCAGCATCGACACTTCGGATCCGAAAGCGTTGGAAGAAAGCCTCAAGGTTTACCAGGGAAAACCGCTGGTCAACTCTGTTAACGGAGAGGCACGTTCGCTGGAAGCGGTCCTGCCGCTCGTCGCCGCGCACGAGGCCGCAGTCATCGGTCTCTGCATGGACGATCGCGGCGTACCCGGGGATGCCGATGTGCGCATCGAGATCGCGCACAAGATCGTCGAGCGCGCCCGGGAAATGGGCGTCCTGGCCGAGAACATCCTCATCGATCCGCTGTGCCTCAGCGCCGGCACGGAAGTCGATGCGGGACGCGTCACGCTGGAGACGATTCGGGGGATCAAAGATCAACTCGGCGTGAACATGACGCTCGGTGCCAGCAACGTTTCCTTCGGCATGCCCGATCGGAATATCTTCAACGCCATGTTTTTAGCCATGGCTTTGCGGGAGGGCGTCAACGCGCCGATCGTTCGCGTGGCAGAAGTGCGCGAATTTATCCTGGCCGCCGACGTGCTCCTGGGGAAAGATCCCTATGCGCGGCGCTACATCAAGGCTTACCGCGCCAGGCAGAAAACCGAGACGCAGGCGAAGGAGTGCAAGGATTGA
- a CDS encoding DUF1080 domain-containing protein, whose protein sequence is MRSGYSSFAVVCLWIALLSGCTPGRSTPETPGATAVATPTIDLPQPTDTPDVQAQIEAATLLSIDFETGFPFELYDWSESWQVQNESDSNAVFCSQISDDWSSFLFGLDEWENYALSLRAKFLSDNPNQGAEAYVRINSSIDGYRASIFNNEWAAVGYYPPASQLGGASVQIEQNEWVEFQVRFVGEELKYFLNGELVLQVRDDRRDSGRAGFGAAPNTEVCVDDILVWGLDENGIPLVDPGDLVVEPYDGTVYSIQEKVDNKRTIPVFYPWSSNCEHLSEFYFDCDTEDTPYGLVWIGAGLAQDLESTQPAVSAPQRILMQSDGDTLYLISEQWHYWYPGWRTLSPDSPFYLDEVYQPHIGSEYDQTLVINFTHPEWPALMAEKALNFKIAGFDGMMLDWWHNGAGNGRSEEVVEAARVAISKAIRMRVGDDFILMGNVNWGVDDPTAQYLSGVFLELWKSEPAEGYALTYSEENEFGWNPSIERMEDLLIYWDTHLLWPKIIAFEPWKITTDDYVADRYTEENLRYARLFAAMAVVIPENGYILYADNNDDWDGGDHQHAYYDFYLTDFGKPISDMVTVVDGMAYKRFERGLIAYNRTTSEVVVRLPYGKQFTIGPLQGLFLEGYFE, encoded by the coding sequence ATGCGTAGTGGATACTCCAGTTTCGCGGTCGTATGCCTCTGGATCGCATTGCTGAGCGGGTGTACTCCCGGCAGATCCACTCCCGAAACTCCCGGTGCTACTGCGGTAGCTACGCCGACCATTGACCTTCCTCAGCCAACGGATACACCGGATGTACAGGCACAGATCGAAGCGGCCACGCTTCTCAGTATCGACTTCGAAACCGGATTTCCATTCGAGTTGTATGATTGGTCGGAATCGTGGCAGGTGCAAAATGAGAGCGACAGCAATGCCGTTTTCTGCAGTCAGATTTCCGACGATTGGTCCAGTTTCCTGTTTGGCCTCGACGAATGGGAGAACTACGCTCTTTCGCTGCGGGCGAAGTTCCTTTCGGACAATCCCAATCAGGGGGCGGAAGCGTACGTTCGCATCAATTCATCGATCGACGGCTATCGAGCCAGCATCTTCAACAACGAATGGGCAGCCGTAGGTTATTATCCCCCCGCCTCGCAATTGGGCGGCGCTTCGGTACAGATCGAGCAGAATGAATGGGTTGAGTTTCAAGTTCGCTTCGTGGGGGAGGAGCTGAAATATTTCCTGAACGGCGAATTGGTCCTGCAGGTGCGTGATGACCGGCGGGATTCCGGCCGGGCCGGTTTTGGCGCCGCGCCCAACACTGAAGTGTGTGTGGACGACATCCTTGTATGGGGATTGGACGAGAACGGGATTCCGCTGGTCGACCCGGGCGATCTCGTCGTCGAACCCTACGACGGCACGGTCTACTCGATCCAGGAGAAGGTCGACAACAAACGCACGATTCCGGTTTTCTATCCCTGGTCGAGCAACTGCGAACACCTTTCGGAGTTCTATTTTGATTGCGACACGGAAGACACGCCGTATGGATTGGTCTGGATCGGTGCTGGTCTTGCCCAGGACCTCGAATCGACGCAGCCGGCCGTCTCTGCACCGCAGAGGATCCTCATGCAGTCGGACGGCGATACGCTGTACCTGATTTCCGAGCAATGGCATTACTGGTATCCCGGCTGGCGAACTTTGTCCCCCGATTCGCCGTTTTACCTCGACGAGGTGTATCAACCCCATATCGGCTCCGAATATGATCAGACGCTGGTGATCAACTTTACCCATCCCGAGTGGCCTGCGCTGATGGCTGAGAAAGCTTTGAATTTTAAGATCGCCGGCTTCGACGGCATGATGCTGGATTGGTGGCACAACGGTGCAGGCAACGGACGCAGCGAGGAGGTTGTCGAGGCCGCACGCGTTGCAATCTCAAAGGCCATTCGCATGCGCGTGGGGGACGATTTCATCCTCATGGGCAACGTCAATTGGGGCGTGGACGATCCCACCGCGCAGTATCTCTCCGGTGTGTTTCTCGAATTGTGGAAATCGGAACCGGCCGAAGGGTATGCCCTCACCTACAGTGAGGAAAATGAATTTGGATGGAACCCGTCCATCGAACGCATGGAAGATCTTTTGATCTACTGGGACACGCACCTGCTGTGGCCGAAAATCATCGCCTTCGAGCCGTGGAAGATCACCACGGACGATTACGTAGCCGATCGCTACACGGAAGAGAATCTACGCTACGCAAGGTTGTTCGCCGCCATGGCGGTGGTGATTCCGGAAAACGGCTACATCCTCTACGCCGACAACAACGACGATTGGGATGGCGGTGACCACCAGCATGCGTATTATGATTTCTACCTGACAGATTTTGGGAAGCCAATTTCCGATATGGTGACCGTCGTCGATGGCATGGCCTACAAGCGGTTCGAGAGAGGCTTGATTGCCTACAACAGGACGACGTCCGAGGTCGTCGTGCGGCTTCCGTACGGAAAGCAATTCACGATCGGTCCGCTGCAGGGTTTGTTTCTCGAAGGTTATTTCGAGTGA